One window of the Zea mays cultivar B73 chromosome 3, Zm-B73-REFERENCE-NAM-5.0, whole genome shotgun sequence genome contains the following:
- the LOC100502303 gene encoding uncharacterized protein isoform X35 has product MDLAGMKRRELQALCKRHGLPAGGTNADLVGRLDAVLSGPAVVEEEVAGVPARKGCLKQTGGGATEAKKVTFGAEVGKARRLRSRVIWSPVVAKTRGKSARAGTDSAAEDGISADVGADVPVRRSRRNSFNPAEAEEAGEAVAVDRKPKRKNQENDEGVAVIAQARVTRRSNLEWSATVLPPAVEKKRGRQNAAESDVQKSALVEVTARTTRSRSIVPVVVPPTVVENKRRKTGDPQTTVELTMLSDVPRSDFPATRSLRNKIVHVNNSVVDETHTTRQLENKMRPSTRRHQQVASSPEDKGQKIPATSKSPLLRWSRRNYSEANSANSVNIKLAKDSSTAQPLAHHNSHSEDLEKQPAVKEPIKRSTRKSIALAALEKEKDVIEGKNPEAHVRRSTRKSVVQVKDTKSIVEETQYANSEDVAKQPATKGPARGLRRKSVITELHEKEKSLIAEKNMETDEAILTRKPVIPVKNIKAVGEGIQIGKGKDVDKQFVVKQPTRRSSRKSVLPDMLENNSGLLAPKMNAEMNVRRSTRKSVLPDMHNEKQDHHKMARNENLQSGKYQDGEKQQKVKDSIRQSRRSIATVLLEGQNNDEGKKFKNPTRRTTHKSHALNAVEEVSMDHIEVGEEGLKLRKRSRFLLEISSSANVSWKHQNAQISNEKDNTEGSQQASNCTTSKRRSSKKRRTTAPEEVMPFKVANDDIVIMEETKDTLEYNNESSSKVQEICQVNAAREEFSSGPLLVTVAPSDEICTVQSVAVVIPGSESGDDANQSSDKSKQPQEHSVTQTVDDHLSETRSGKLDQSTCITGLVSDNCVVSEDKTLMSEDREEQSPVSGEQRVSLEANANEPEEKNLANVTSTDLHTKSLQHDIDRIAKETDKDHEEQSNVFGERRVSLEANANEPEEKNLANVISTDLHTKTLQHDNDRIAEETDKDHEEQSNVSGERRVSLEANANEPEEKNLANVISTDLHTKTLQHDNDRIAEETDKDVSSLVFPIEEHEEKYAVSPIAVEKSVSREASACESAGKPLTVIFSNDLHTKHLQHDCDVLIKETGEDVLAQENCNDQPVPAQTDLEMKLNDELADPEVLAQENCNDQPVLAQTDLETKLNDELADLAMESGCSITERNEGLVAHNLDQEGFLEATPECKQECGLPEETVISSKETGSLLCADQSPIGLESLFSQESIVESVGHCALASATTHTENGFDDSKDCHNKSALENVHVPEPCSHNDTKGGIFKNVDCMHTSQRDDRMEGVPEANTDEEHVLSAFLLDANHLNVVINSEEVVCEGEDSKELLHSEDCKASSEKTDVNDGNVYGISDAVVRCALHAPADDNYEIFLGPNTDVPRQVYNDGCSDVKEDRFASKPWTIDIIEDASVKERSNLKDWQLDSKLEGTEIVESGLYFNKDIGNILHSGSIGEITPSGSGLSKDSSVDYRGEVLDGFSMEASLERSSTRGEQNGCRLDAIENPSITLATSGYKHEGALSEEAVYTKKNYAGTCLSNPRELIMELQSHFSKENINESDPHDSLVFPTAENSADEQLVKVHHGSNLSQLGLTDLLDGPIGCSNTDVLCQCDNHKNQSNEDKVEEVEAVSAAKYIESEVVLLPSQERSNLNNEQLNTKLESPNIMGSCLNCDNDVCNTSDNGSVFVIGKRTPSASGLPEDYPKDSDLQQPVLDSFSVVSSFQDNISGKKTVSGVAGSEILSLSLATPDYKHEDGFSEEAVCRTKNYTGTSSVDPRHLDMEGHSIYSEGGTEKSNLQDNLAFLSAESGKDEPIICHVEKLVDAHASSDTYQGPCQDLGRHEEQESCMSIPMQAKESGGVLRSSHTKGSVTAAQIDLAGDAHLIVSDNAAAKQVFSEEKEETKSISSSDIDILHEKSYSSGHDDHAACAAETQFYHPQKASISDGLHLGPSSLQVESLDALDSDILYVNTGVLEQHHKEGYYEPSVYQITSGICTMSEAEPFEVLETGKDVKTPSKLDEQLNPGLDGDEAEKHSLDCGTDTSPVMSKRTLSSPGSGPCQQYVNESTTSTQSTDNHPNDLPAPRSPEQSACFQNDNDSGSVGICQSSRRRGIDELCGKLQSFKVSSAVKGSYVAMGAPRPKPGDSTSRSAAALLRNIENTTAVKAGRPPVKPNADGKDSSRRALQPISGRPDSR; this is encoded by the exons TCATATGGTCGCCGGTCGTTGCCAAGACAAGGGGGAAGTCTGCTCGAGCCGGTACTGATTCTGCTGCTGAAGACGGTATTTCTGCAGATGTGGGCGCTGATGTCCCAGTGAGGCGGTCCAGGAGGAATTCGTTCAATCCTGCCGAGGCTGAGGAAGCAGGAGAGGCTGTTGCTGTTGACAGGAAGCCCAAGCGCAAGAATCAGGAGAATGACGAGGGCGTTGCTGTTATCGCTCAGGCTAGAGTTACGAGAAGGTCAAATTTGGAGTGGTCTGCTACTGTATTGCCTCCTGCTGTTGAGAAGAAGAGAGGGAGGCAGAATGCAGCTGAGTCTGATGTGCAGAAGTCCGCTCTGGTGGAAGTAACAGCTAGGACTACAAGGTCTCGCTCAATCGTACCTGTTGTGGTGCCACCCACTGTGGTTGAGAACAAGAGGAGGAAGACTGGAGATCCACAAACAACTGTAGAGTTGACTATGCTTTCAGATGTGCCCAGAAGTGATTTTCCTGCCACCAGGTCTTTAAGGAACAAAATTGTCCACGTTAACAACAGCGTCGTGGACGAAACTCACACTACCAGGCAGTTGGAAAACAAGATGCGTCCGTCTACTCGTAGGCATCAACAGGTTGCATCTTCTCCGGAGGATAAAGGTCAAAAAATTCCTGCTACCAGTAAGTCCCCTCTACTGAGGTGGTCACGGAGAAACTATTCTGAGGCCAATAGTGCAAATTCAGTAAACATCAAATTGGCCAAAGACTCGAGCACAGCTCAGCCATTGGCACACCATAATTCTCATTCTGAAGATTTGGAGAAACAACCAGCAGTTAAAGAACCAATTAAACGGTCAACACGTAAATCTATTGCTTTGGCTGCACTTGAGAAAGAGAAGGATGTAATTGAAGGAAAGAACCCTGAAGCACATGTTAGGCGATCAACGAGGAAATCAGTTGTGCAGGTTAAAGATACCAAAAGTATTGTTGAAGAGACTCAATATGCTAACAGTGAAGATGTGGCGAAGCAACCAGCAACTAAAGGACCTGCTAGGGGGCTGAGACGTAAATCTGTTATCACAGAATTGCATGAGAAAGAGAAGAGTCTCATTGCCGAAAAGAACATGGAAACAGATGAAGCGATATTAACGCGGAAGCCTGTAATCCCAGTTAaaaatattaaagctgttggtgaAGGAATTCAAATTGGTAAGGGCAAAGATGTGGATAAACAATTTGTTGTGAAGCAACCTACTAGGCGATCATCGCGCAAATCTGTGCTGCCTGATATGCTTGAGAATAATAGTGGACTTCTAGCACCCAAAATGAATGCTGAGATGAATGTTAGGAGATCAACACGGAAGTCTGTTCTTCCTGACATGCATAATGAGAAGCAAGATCACCATAAAATGGCTAGAAATGAGAACTTGCAAAGTGGTAAATATCAAGATGGTGAGAAGCAACAGAAAGTAAAAGATTCTATTAGGCAATCAAGGAGATCTATCGCTACAGTGCTACTTGAGGGACAAAATAATGATGAAGGAAAAAAGTTCAAAAATCCTACGAGGAGGACAACACACAAATCTCATGCCCTTAATGCAGTTGAAGAGGTCAGCATGGATCACATTGAAGTTGGTGAAGAAGGCTTGAAATTGAGGAAGCGCAGTAGGTTTTTGCTGGAAATATCATCTTCAGCTAATGTTTCCTGGAAGCATCAGAATGCACAGATCTCTAATGAAAAAGATAACACAGAAGGATCGCAGCAGGCATCAAATTGCACAACTTCAAAGAGAAGGTCTTCAAAGAAGAGACGAACAACTGCTCCAGAAGAAGTGATGCCTTTCAAGGTGGCAAATGATGACATAGTTATCATGGAAGAAACAAAGGACACACTTGAATATAATAATGAGTCTAGTAGTAAAGTTCAAGAAATTTGTCAGGTTAATGCTGCAAGAGAAGAGTTCTCTTCAGGTCCATTGCTTGTAACAGTAGCTCCTAGTGACGAAATTTGCACAGTGCAGAGTGTAGCTGTGGTGATACCTGGGTCAGAATCTGGTGACGATGCAAATCAAAGTTCTGATAAGAGTAAGCAACCTCAGGAACATTCTGTCACTCAAACTGTTGATGACCATTTATCTGAAACAAGAAGTGGGAAATTAGATCAATCAACATGCATCACAGGATTAGTCTCTGACAATTGTGTTGTCTCAGAGGACAAAACATTGATGAGTGAAG ACCGTGAAGAGCAAAGCCCTGTGTCCGGAGAACAGAGAGTTAGCTTGGAAGCAAATGCCAATGAGCCTGAGGAAAAGAACCTAGCTAACGTCACATCAACTGATCTCCACACCAAAAGTCTGCAGCATGATATTGACAGAATAGCTAAAGAGACTGATAAAG ACCATGAAGAGCAAAGCAATGTGTTCGGAGAACGGAGAGTTAGCTTGGAAGCAAATGCCAACGAGCCTGAGGAAAAGAACCTAGCTAACGTCATATCAACTGATCTCCACACCAAAACTCTGCAGCATGATAATGACAGAATAGCTGAAGAGACTGATAAAG ACCATGAAGAGCAAAGCAATGTGTCCGGAGAACGGAGAGTTAGCTTGGAAGCAAATGCCAACGAGCCTGAGGAAAAGAACCTAGCTAACGTCATATCAACTGATCTCCACACCAAAACTCTGCAGCATGATAATGACAGAATAGCTGAAGAGACTGATAAAG ATGTTTCGTCTTTGGTTTTCCCTATTGAAGAGCATGAAGAAAAATATGCAGTGAGCCCTATAGCTGTTGAAAAGAGCGTCAGTCGGGAAGCCAGTGCATGTGAATCTGCAGGAAAACCCCTAACTGTCATCTTTTCTAACGATCTCCACACCAAACATCTGCAACATGATTGTGATGTGCTAATTAAGGAGACTGGTGAAG ATGTTTTAGCTCAGGAGAATTGTAATGACCAGCCTGTTCCGGCCCAGACTGACCTAGAAATGAAGTTAAACGATGAACTTGCTGATCCGG AAGTTTTAGCTCAGGAGAATTGTAATGACCAGCCTGTTCTTGCTCAGACTGACCTAGAAACTAAGTTAAACGATGAACTTGCTGATCTGGCTATGGAATCAGGTTGTAGCATTACTGAAAGGAATGAAGGGCTTGTTGCTCATAATCTTGATCAAGAAG GTTTCCTTGAAGCAACACCAGAGTGCAAACAGGAATGTGGTTTGCCTGAGGAGACAGTAATTTCCTCAAAAGAAACAGGATCTCTGCTGTGTGCAGATCAATCACCAATTGGTCTGGAATCTTTATTTTCGCAAGAAAGCATAGTTGAATCAGTGGGGCATTGTGCACTTGCTTCAGCAACAACTCATACCGAAAATGGCTTTGATGATTCAAAAGATTGCCATAACAAGTCTGCACTTGAAAATGTTCATGTGCCAGAACCTTGTTCACACAATGATACTAAAGGAGGCATTTTTAAAAATGTTGATTGTATGCATACATCCCAGCGAGATGATAGAATGGAAG gagtaccagaggctaacactgaTGAAGAACATGTTCTGTCAGCCTTTTTGCTGGATGCAAATCACCTAAACGT AGTCATTAATTCTGAAGAAGTGGTTTGTGAGGGTGAAGATAGTAAGGAGCTTCTCCATTCGGAAGACTGTAAAGCTTCATCCGAGAAAACAGATGTGAATG ATGGCAATGTATATGGTATTAGTGATGCTGTAGTGAGATGTGCACTGCATGCTCCAGCCGATGATAATTATGAGATTTTTTTGGGTCCCAATACTGATGTACCACGTCAGGTTTATAATGACGGATGCAGTGATGTCAAAGAAGATCGATTTGCTTCCAAACCCTGGACAATTGATATTATTGAGGATGCCTCTGTCAAAGAAAGATCAAATTTAAAAGATTGGCAACTTGATTCCAAGTTGGAGGGCACAGAAATAGTGGAATCTGGCCTTTACTTCAATAAGGATATTGGTAACATTTTACATAGTGGATCTATTGGTGAAATAACTCCATCTGGTTCTGGTTTATCAAAAGATTCATCTGTGGACTATAGAGGGGAGGTTTTAGATGGCTTCTCAATGGAAGCATCTCTTGAAAGGTCTTCTACACGTGGGGAACAAAATGGTTGTAGACTAG ATGCTATTGAGAATCCTTCAATTACTTTAGCAACTTCTGGTTATAAGCATGAAGGTGCTTTATCTGAGGAAGCAGTGTACACAAAGAAGAATTACGCTGGAACATGCTTGTCAAATCCCAGGGAATTAATCATGGAGCTGCAATCCCATTTCTCAAAGGAAAACATAAATGAATCTGATCCTCATGACAGCCTTGTATTCCCAACTGCTGAAAATTCAGCAGATGAACAGCTGGTTAAAGTACACCATGGTTCTAATCTGTCTCAGTTAGGATTAACTGATCTGTTGGATGGACCAATTGGGTGTTCCAATACCGACGTGTTGTGCCAGTGTGACAATcataaaaatcaatccaatgaggACAAGGTAGAGGAAGTTGAGGCGGTGTCTGCTGCTAAATACATAGAAAGTGAAGTTGTGCTGCTCCCATCTCAAGAGAGATCAAATTTGAATAATGAGCAGCTTAACACCAAGTTGGAAAGCCCAAACATTATGGGATCTTGCCTTAACTGTGATAACGATGTTTGTAATACTTCGGACAATGGATCTGTTTTTGTCATTGGTAAAAGAACTCCATCTGCTTCTGGCTTACCAGAAGATTATCCTAAGGATAGTGACTTGCAACAACCGGTTTTAGATAGCTTCTCAGTGGTTTCATCTTTTCAAGACAATATATCTGGGAAGAAAACTGTTTCTGGTGTAGCAG GCAGTGAGATTCTTTCTTTAAGTTTAGCAACTCCTGATTATAAACATGAAGATGGTTTCTCTGAGGAAGCAGTATGCAGAACAAAGAATTATACTGGAACTTCCTCGGTAGATCCGAGGCATTTAGACATGGAGGGGCACTCTATTTACTCTGAGGGAGGTACTGAAAAATCTAATCTGCAAGATAATCTTGCATTTCTAAGCGCTGAGAGTGGAAAAGATGAACCTATTATTTGCCATGTTGAGAAACTGGTTGACGCACATGCTTCTTCAGATACATACCAAGGTCCTTGTCAAGATCTAGGCAGACATGAAGAACAAGAGAGCTGCATGTCTATTCCTATGCAAGCCAAAGAAAGTGGAG GGGTTTTGAGGTCTAGCCACACGAAAGGGTCAGTTACAGCAGCCCAAATTGATTTGGCAGGTGATGCCCATCTTATTGTGAG TGATAATGCTGCTGCCAAGCAAGTGTTTAGTGAGGAGAAAGAGGAAACaaaatctatctcttcttcagatattgATATCCTTCATGAAAAATCATACTCCAGTGGACACG ATGACCATGCTGCTTGTGCTGCCGAAACTCAGTTCTACCATCCACAGAAAGCATCTATATCTGATGGACTACATTTGGGTCCTAGTTCTTTGCAAGTAGAATCACTGGATGCTTTGGATAGCGATATACTGTATGTTAACACAGGAGTTCTCGAGCAGCATCATAAAGAGGGTTACTATGAACCCAGTGTCTACCAAATCACTTCAGGCATTTGCACAATGTCTGAAGCTGAACCATTCGAAGTTTTAGAAACTGGAAAAGATGTAAAAACGCCATCTAAGCTAGATGAGCAACTTAATCCTGGGTTGGACGGAGATGAAGCTGAGAAACACAGCTTAGACTGTGGTACAGACACCAGTCCTGTGATGAGCAAGAGAACCCTTTCTTCACCAGGATCAG GACCATGCCAGCAGTATGTAAATGAAAGCACCACCAGTACACAGTCGACTGATAATCACCCAAACGACCTACCCGCTCCGAGATCTCCTGAACAATCCGCGTGTTTTCAGAATGACAACGATTCGGGTTCAGTAG GCATTTGTCAAAGCAGCAGGCGAAGAGGTATAGATGAACTTTGCGGTAAGCTGCAGAGTTTCAAAGTTTCCAGCGCCGTAAAAGGAAGCTACGTAGCTATGGGTGCACCTCGTCCGAAGCCTGGGGACAGCACGAGCCGATCTGCAGCCGCGCTGCTCAGGAACATAGAGAACACAACTGCTGTTAAAGCTGGCCGTCCTCCTGTCAAGCCAAACGCCGATGGTAAGGACTCGTCTAGGCGAGCCCTGCAGCCCATAAGCGGAAGGCCTGACAGTAGGTAG